The DNA region CATGAGCATCTACAGTTTCGGTCCGTTTTGCCTCGACCCCGAACGCCTGCTGCTGACGCTAGCGGGCGAGCCGGTCGCGCTGGGTCCCAAAGTGGTGGAGACGCTGCTTGCGCTCATCGAGCGTCCGGGCGAAACGCTCACGAAGAACGAGCTGCTCGACCGGATCTGGCCCGAGGGCTTCATTGAAGAGAGCAGTCTCGCGCAAAACATCTACGTCATTCGTAAAGTCTTGCGCGCCCATTGGACCGACGCCATTCAAACGGTCCCGCGCCGCGGGTACCGCTTCGCGGGTGACGTCGTACGGAACGCCGTGCCGGCGCAAGCGAAACGGCGGACCATCCCGCGCTTCTTTTATGGAACGGCTGCCGCAGCGCTGGCGCTCGCGTTCAGCCTCGGATTGATGCACGAGACCGCCCGCTCGCAAGCGCAGCAGTTCAGTGCGCCCGCCGCGCGGCTCTTCGCCGTCGGCACCTACTATTGGAAGCAGCGCACCGAGAGCGGCGTGCAAAAGAGCATCCACTATTTTACGGCCGTCATCAAAACGGATCCCAAGAACGCACGCGGATATGCGGCACTGGCGCAGGCCTACGCGATCGCCGCCGACTACGGCTACGGGTCGCTTAAACCCAAGCAATCCTACGCACGGGCCCGCACGATCGCGCGCCGGGCAGTGGCCATGGATACGAATTTGGCCGAAGCGCACGCGGCGCTCGGAATTGCCGAGGACGTGGCTGGCTCGCGGACGGCCGCGCGCGAGCAATTCTACAAGGCCGTCCAGCTCGATCCGAACTACGCCACGGCCCACCAATGGTACGGATCGGCCTTGCTGGAGCAGGGACGGCCGCGCGAGGCGCTGGCCGAACTGCAAAAAGCCTTACAGCTGGATCCGGTTTCCGTGGCGACACTGGCCTGGCTCTCCAGCGCCGCCTACCTCTCCCGGGATTATGCTCAAGCGATTGCCTATGCCCGGCAGACGCTGGAATTCGCTCCCCAGCGTCGCGACGCGTACTTCACCCTGGGTCTAGGATACGAGGCGTTGGGCAACTACCGGGGAGCCGTCGAGGCCTATCGCGGGTATGCTCAGCGGTGCGCCGGGTGCCGGTTCGAGGCCGCCGCCCTGCTCGCCCACGCCTATGCCCGATGGGGCGATTACCGGAGGGCCCTCCAGCAACTGAGCCTAGCCAGCCACAAACGCGGCATGGGAGCGCCGGACCCGGGAGACCTGGCGGTGGCTCTGGTTGCCTTGAACCGCCGGTCCGACGCGCTGGCGGCGCTCAAGGCTGCCACTCGCGGTGAGACGGCCACACTCGGGCTCGACCCGCGCCTCGACCCGATCCGCCGGGATCCCGCCTTCAGAAAATATTTTCGCGCCCCGGCCTAAAAGGGGTTGACTTCGCTTCTTCTTGTGCTATTATACTAGCGTACTAGTACAACAGTGTACTAGTAGTTAAGGAGAAGAAGACATGACGTTCCCCATCAATTTCCAAGAGGCGTCCGAGCGGCGCACCCCCTCGTTCCCGCTCTCGAACCAAAGCGGTCTGTTCCTCGGCTGGGGTCCGAAGCTGTAAAGGCGACCTGATGCCGGCAATTTTCACGGTAGACCCGCGCAGCGGCGTTCCGATCTACCTGCAACTCATCGAACAAGTCAAGCGCTCAGTCGCCCTCGGCGTGCTGTCTCCAGGGGAGCAGCTCCCGACCGTCAAGCAACTGGCACTCGACCTGACCATCAACGCGAACACCGTGGCGCGGGCGTACCGCGACCTCGAGCGCGATGAGGTCATCGAAACCGCCCCCGGCCGCGGATCGTTTGTCCGCGCCGACGGCGTAGCTCACCAGGTAGGCGCGGCGGGAGACGTGGTCGCTGAAGCAGTCACGCAGGCCGTTCGTGAAGCCAAGTCCTTAGGATTGCCCGCCGGCAAAGTACGCCAACTTTTTGAAGCCGCCGTCGCGCGGTGGTTTCCGGAGGAAAAATGAGCACCATCTCCATCCAGCGCTTGAGCAAGTCGTACGGAAATTTTATGGCCGTAGACGACGTGACCATCGACATCCCGAGCGGTTCCGTCTTCGGTTTGCTCGGCCCCAACGGGGCCGGCAAGACGACAACGTTCAAATGTTTGCTCGGACTGGCGCGCCCGACTCTCGGCACCATCCGTTTCGACGGGCAGCCGCTGACGCCGCCGCTCTTCGAAAGTATCGCCTACATTCCGGAGCGCAGCGTTCTCTATGACTGGATGAGCGCGGCCGAACATCTGGAGATGCAGCGCCGCACCTTCGCGCGCTATGACGCAGCGCGAGCCAAAGATTTGATGGCGCTTTTCAGCCTGGATCCCCGCAAACGCGTACGGGCGATGTCCAAGGGCATGCGCAGCGCGCTCGCGATCGTGATGGCGTTCGCCACTCATCCCGAGACGCTTATCCTGGACGAGCCGACCAGCGGACTCGATCCGGTGAATCAGCGCGCGGTCCTCAACCTTATTATCGAAGCGGCGGCGCAGGGCGCGACCGTGGTTCTTTCTTCGCATCAGATCGGACAAGTGGAGCGCGCCGCCGATCACATCGCGGTGCTTCAGCGCGGCAAAGTCGTCTTGGGCGGCGCGGTTGACGATCTGAAGTCCGACCGCAAGATCGTCGAAGGCGTGTTCGTCTCCGAAACGATCGCCCTCGACGGATTGCGCCGCGACTCGCGGATCGAGCGGCTCGACCAATCCGGCCGCATTCTGCGGCTCACGGTCACCGCCGATGGCGCGGGGCTGGCCGAGACACTGTCGCAGATGGGTGCGCAGAGCGTGCGCATCGTGGACCTGAACTTGGAGGATATCTTCCTGAACGCCGTCTCGCCTGGTACGGCGACCGCCGACGTGGTGGAAGCCCGCTAATGTTTTACTACGCTGAATATTTGCGCGGCATGCGCGCGCTGCGCGTCATGGCGATCATCTTGGGCGTCTTTGTCGCGATCGCGATCCTCATTCGTCTGTGGGCGTTCAGCGAGCACAGCCCCGAGTCGGTGGCGACCGCGTTGCAATCTTCACCAACGGCCCACGTTACGACCAAAACGCTGGCGGACGGCACGGTCGAAACGATTGTCGACGATCCCGCGGCTCATGTGCATGCGGTCATCGACCGGCACGGACGCGGCTTTCGCATGGACGCCACCATGCCGAGCTCCATGGCGCCCACCCAGCACGTCCATATCTCGATGGGCAGCAGCGACGTCATCCGGAACCACAAGACCGGCATGACGCATCTCGTCATCCGGAACGACCTGGACGCCAACATTCCCGTCAGCATCCTGTTTGCAATCGCCGAAGGGTTCGCTTTGATCACGGCGACGATGCTCGGCGGAGCATTGGCCAAGGAAAACGACGGACATCTTGAGATCGCGTGGACCAAACCGGTTGCGCGTGAAAAGTTGGCGCTGGCATCCATCGGCGTCGACATGGCCACGATTCTCGTCTCGCAGCTCGCAACAGTGCTGCTGATCGTCCTGGTCTGCGCGATGTTTATCATGCCCACGTTCTCCACCGACGCGCTGACGCTGCCGGCTGTCTTGCTGACGCTGCTCGGACCCTTGGCGTGGTATGCCTGCCTGACGGCCTTTAGCGCCTCGCTAAAACGCGGACTTGGCATGGTGGTCGGTTTGGGCTGGCTCGCGGCGATCGCAATTCCGGGTATCGAGCAAGCCACCGCGTTTTCGACCAACGACGTAGGCCTGGCTATTCACGGTGTGTTCAAGGCCCTGACGTACATCGATCCGATCCAATACGTTCACATCTCGTTCCACGCGTCGGCCGGCGGCCCGGGTATGCGATCGATGCCGGCCGACCCGCTCGGCATGTCCGTTGTGCTGCTGCTCGTGCTGACCGCCGCCTATGTTGCGGCAGCGGTGCTGCAGTGGCGGCGGGTGGAGGCGTAAGACATGTATTATTACGTTGAATATCTGCGAGCGTACCGCGCGCTGCGCGTCATCGCGATCATCTTGGCGGTTTCCCTCGCGCTAACGGTGCTCTTCCGCCTTTGGGCGTTCAGCGCCAGCACGCCGGAGAAGCTGGCCCAATCGCTGCAGTCGTCACCGACCGCGCACGTGACTACGAGCCGGCTGGCCGACGGCACGTTGCGCACGGTTGTCGACGATCCGGTCAAGGACACTCACGCAGTCATCGAGCGGCGCGGCCAAACGTTCCGTATGGACGCAACTGTGCCGAGCGCGGATGCTCCGCGCCACAATCACTTTTCGGTCGGCACGTTCGTGATCGACAAAAAGCAAAACGGCGGCACGGCGCACGTGATCGCGAACTACGACATGGACGTGCAAATCGGGCTGGGAGAATTCTTCGCCGTCTCGTCCATTATCGGCCTTATCACCGCGACGATGCTCGGCGGTGCGCTTGCCAAGGAAAACGAATCGCATCTGGAGCTGGCCTGGAGCAAGCCCGTCTCACGCGACCGGCTGGCGCTGGCGTCGATCGCCGTCGACATGGCGGCAATCGTCATCTCGCAGCTCGTGACCGTTGTGCTCGCCCTGCTCCTCATGCTGATGTTCGTCACGCCGCACGTGTTCGTGAATGCGCTGACGCCCAGTGCTATCGCGCTGTCGCTGCTGGGTCCACTCGCGTGGTATGCCTGTCTGACGGCGTTCAGCGCTTCGCTCAAACGGGGTCTTGGACTGGTGGTCGGCCTGGGCTGGCTGGCCGCGATCGTCGTGCCCGCCGTTGCAACCGGAACGTCGCTCAGCTCGGTGACCGCGATTCAGGCCATACATGCCGTTTTCCAGGCGGCTTCCTACATCGACCCTATCTCGTATCTTTCGTTTCACGGATCGGTTTCGGGCAGCGGTCTGACGCTCCGTACTTCAATTGGTACCCTCGGAATATCCGCTCTCGCACTTTTCTTTCTGACCATCGCGTACGTTGCGGCCGCAGTACTGCAGTGGCGCCGCGTGGAGGCTTAACATCATGGATCTATTCGGACTGAAGTTTTCCATCGCGCTCGGCGCCTGGCGCCTGCGGTTCGTGCTGATGCTGGAAGACGCCGAGGCGGCGCCCAAGCATCCGCAGGCTGCACCGGCTCCGCGCGTCGCCTCGATGCACAGCCTTCTGAATTGAGCTACAAAAGAAACGTCGTCGGGTGTGACGCGGCGGTATACTTGAACGTACCGCCGGTCGCCGTATAAAAATAGAGATTCGGATCGATCGGGTCGCCGGTAAAGCTGAATTGAAACGACCCGACGATCGTGTCGTAGCTAACGGGTGTTTGCAAGGCTGAGAGTGTGGCCAGCCGGTTCGTCGCGTTGTTGCGGCGCGAGGCCGAGATGACGATCTGCGCGGCGGCATAAGCAAAAGCCGAGATAGCCGTCACCGTCGCGCGCGCGCGGAAATCCGTCAGAACGTTCGCGACGTCGGGCGCTCGCTCGATCGGCGGGAATGACGTCGATACGAGCGCGGCGCCGAGCGCGTCCGCGTACTTGTCGAGCGTGGCTTGGTTGAAGAAGCCCTCCGCCGCGCCGAACGATCCCGCATATCCCGCGGCCTTGAGTGCGGGAATCAGCGGGCCGAGGCCCTTGGTTTCGCCGCAGAGATACAGGTAGTCGGGTTTTTTCGCCACGATCTCTTTGGCCGCAGCGCCGTAATCCGGCTTGTCCCAGGCAAAACTATAGGTGTCCGCTTTGATCCCGAGCGCCGAAGCTTGATCGCGGAAGCCTTGCGCTACATCCGGGCCGTAATCGCCGTCCTGCGTTACCGCGATCGCGTATTTCGGCCGCGCGCGTTTGGCGAGAAAGCGCGCAAAGAGCGAGCCTTCGGTGCCGTCCTTGGTCGGCAACCGCCAGACGTTGCGATAACCGCGATCCGTAATCGAATTCGCCGTTGAGGCCGACACGATCAGCGGCATTTGCGCATTTGCAATTGTGGGCAGCGCGGCCGTCGTGAGCTTACCGTCCAGTCCGCCGATCATCGCCACGATGGACGGATCCGCCGCCGCGAACTGCGCGTTCTCGATCATCTGCGCAAGCGCGTCCTGGTCGTCGAACGAGCGGTAGGCATAGGCCGTGCCGAACGAACCGATGGTATTGTTGGTTTCGTTTATCGCGGCTTGCACGCCGTCGAGGAGCTGAAGGCCGGCGTCGCTGCGCGGACCGGAGAGCGGCGCCGCAACGCCAATGGTTATTTGCTGTTGGAAGCTCTGGGCGCGCGCGCGCGCGCCGGAGAGCAGCCAAGCCGCCCCGGCGGCAGTCCCTAGGAAATGCCGTCGCCTCATCGCTATGCCAACGTAAACGCGGCCAGCGTCGTCGCCAGAAAGACCACGGAGAACGCCATGTTCGCGGTAAAGACGCGGTCGTTCAACGCGAAGATGTTCTCGACGGTAGCCAGCAAGCGGCCCTCATAGATCAGCAGTCCGATGGCCGCGAGAATTCCGAGCGCGTACAGCGCGCCGGCACGTTCGAAGATTCCCGCCGCGGTCAGCAGCGCAGCCATGAGCATGTGCAGCCACATCGCAAGTCTGCGGGCTCCGGTTTCGCCGAAGCGCGCCGGCAGCGACCGGATAGCTTGCGTGCGATCGACCTGCAGATCCATCAGCGCGTAGAGAATGTCGAAGCCGGCAACCCAGACGGTTACCGCCAGAAACAACAGTATCGCCGCAACGTCGACCGTTCCGCGGATAGCGATGAACGCGCCCAACGGCGCCAGCGCGTCCACCGCGCCTAAGACGAAGTGCGTCGACCACGTAAAGCGTTTGCACAGCGGATAGAAGAGTGCACCCAGCGCCGCAACCGGCAGCAGTTTCACGCACAGCGGATTGAGCTGCCAGGCCGCGATAACGAGTACTGCGATTCCGATGAGCGCCGCCCACAGCATGACCGACGGCGCGAGGCGGCCGCTGGGAATCGCGCGGCCGGCGGTGCGCGGATTGCGTGCGTCGATTGCGCGGTCGAAGTAGCGGTTGGCCGCCATCGCCGCGGTGCGCGCTCCCAAGACCGCAAGCGTTATCCAAATCAATGCGTGGGCACTCGGCAAGCCGTGCGCGGCAAAGATCGCACCCGTATAGGCGAAGGGCAACGCGAAGAGCGTATGCTCGACGCGAATCTCTTTGAGAAAAGTGAGCAGACTCTTCAGCCTTGGCCCGACCAATCGTCGGGCTGCAGCGCGCGTTCGATGCGATCCAATCCGTATTCTTTCCAGCGTTTGTCGACGAGCTCGCGCGTGCTCTCGTCCATAATCATGTCCGGCGGCCACTGGCGCGTATAGCCTTCGGCCGCGCTCTTGCGCGTGGCGTCGACGCCGATCTTCATGCCGAGTGCCGGCGTGTACGACGCGTGATCGAGGTCGTCGACCGGTCCGGGCATCATCACGACGTCGTGCTGCGCATCTAAATTGTTCAGCACGAACCAGGCCACCGTGCGCGCGTTCTGTACGTCCACGTCTTCGTCGACGATAACGAGCACGCGCGTGAGCATCATCATGTGTCCGAGGCCCCAAAGCGCGTTCATGACTTTTTTCCCTTGGCCCGGATACGATTTTCTGATCGAGACGATCGCCAGATTTTGAAAGCCGCCTTCGACCGGCAAGTTCATGTCGACTATCTCGGGCACCACCATCTGCAGCAGCGGGAGAAAGATTCTTTCGGTCGCTTTGCCCAGCCAGGCGTCTTCCATCGGCGGTTTGCCTACCACGGTGGCCGGATAGATCGGTTTGCGGCGATGCGTCACGCACTGCACGTGAAACGTCGGATACTGATCGGCCAGACTGTAGACGCCGGTGTGATCGCCGAACGGTCCTTCCGTGCGCAGATCGGTGTTGTCCACGTATCCTTCGAGCACGAACTCGGCGTCGGCCGGCACTTTGAGATCGACGGTCTTGCACGCGACCAGCTTGACCGGTTTTCCGCGGAGCAACCCCGCGAACAGAAACTCGTCGACCACCGGCGGGAGCGGCGCGGTTGCGGCGTACGTCAGCACGGGATCGGATCCGATTGCGACGGCTACCGGAATGCGATCTCCCCACGCGGCTGCGTGCGCGCGGCCTTGTTTGTGCCGCTGCCAGTGCATCGCGGTTTCGCGCGGGCCGTAGACTTGCATGCGATACATGCCGACATTGAAGCGACCGCTCTTGGGATCTTTCGTGACGACCAGCGGCAGCGTGATGAACGGTCCGGCATCCATCGGCCACGTCGTCAAGACGGGCAACTGGGTGAGATCGGGTTGGTCGAGGACGACATCTTGGCAGCTGCCCGACGAAACCGTCTTCGGTAGGGCGGCAGCCAGCGGCGCGAGCGACAAGAGTTTTCCGATCTTTTCCATCGCCGATTCGGGCAGCGAGAGATCGAGCAGCTTGCGAATGCGGTCGCCGGCTTCGTCGAGCGTGGCGCCGCCCAGCGCCATCGCCATGCGGCGCCGCGTGCCGAATTGATTCGTCAAGACCCCAAACGACGATCCGCGAACGTTCGTGAACAGCAGCGCCGGGCCGCCGCGTTTGACGACGCGGTCCGTGATCGCGCTGATCTCCAGGTTGGGATCGACTTGGACGTCCACGCGGTGCAGCTCGCCGGCGCGATCCAGCGCATCGACGAAATCGCTCAGTGAGTCGTACGTCATGTTATTCGAATCCCATGCGCCGCATCAGCGTGCGGTCGCGCAGACGTTCGGGGAACAGGGTGAACGTCCGGCGCATCCATCCCGCCGGAGCGCCGATGGCGTAGCGCGCTCGCGGTCTTTTTGCCGTCAGGGCGTGCAGCACGGTTTCGGCAACTGCGTTGGGATCGAGGCCGTTCTTTTCCGCGTCTTGCGTTATTTTCAGGAGCGTCTCGATCTTCGGCGCGTAATAGTCGTGCGCTTCTTGCGGCGCACGCTGCATGAGCGCGTTTCTGCTGCTGCGGCCTTTCTCCCAGATCGGTGTGTTGACGTTGCCGGGCTGCACGACGGAAACCCAAACGCCCGACCCGCGCAGCTCCATGCGCAGCGCGTCGCTCGCCGACTCCAGCGCAAACTTCGAGGAACTGTACGCCCCAACGAACGGCGCGGCGATCTGTCCGGAAACCGAACTCATGAAAACGATCCGCCCCTTCGCCGCGCGCAGCATCGGCAAGAACGCCTGCGTCACCGCCAGCGCGCCGAAAAAATTCACGTCGAACCCGCGGCGCAGCTCGTCGATCGGCAAGAACTCGAGTGGACCGGGTACTGCGATGCCCGCATTGTTGACGACGCCGCGCAGCGGCAGGCCGCTTTCATGAACGGCGTGCGCGGCGTCGCGGATCTGCTCCGCGTCGGTGACGTCCAATTGCAGTGCGGCGACGCCGGGCAGCGCCGACAACCGCTGCGAATCCGCATCGCTGCGCACTCCCGCGAACACGGTGAAGCCCCTACGCGCGAGCAGCGCGCTGGTGGCGTAACCGATTCCGGTGGACGCACCGGTAACGAGTACGGCTTGCTTCAAGGAGCCGGCGTCGGAGCGGCCCAGATCGTGTGGCCGCCCTCGTCGTACATCCACGCCGACGGAGAGCCGCCTTTGTCGGCGTCGAGCCCTAAGCCCATGCGGCCGCGCTTCTGATACCAAAAGTAGATTGCGGCGCCGAGCTTACGTGATGTTCCGTACGCATAGCCGACGCCCAAGTCTTCGTCGCCGTATCCGCGCCCGAAGTACAAACCGTCGGTTCCCAACTGCGTTTGGTAGTGGTTAGCTCCGTAGATGATCAGTTCGGTGGTCGTAGTTTTGTGGCGCACGGGCGCGAGCTCGGCGAGCAGCTTGCCGCTCGCATCGACCAGGCGGAAGTCACGCGCCGTGACGACGCCGCTACTTGCGGCCTGCACCGGCCGGACCAATTGCTGCGAGAGCATGCCGCCGGCAAAACCGGCGAGCACGGCAAAGAACAGCGGCACGATTTGAAAGCGAGAGCTCATGGCGACTCCCTTATATAAATGAAGCAAAGAGAAAAGGCCCGCAATTGCGGGCCTTTCGACTTCGCGATTCGATGCTCGAATCGCTTTGCTCAGGACTAAAACCTATTCGCGCCGCCGTGGCCTGCGAGGCCTGCGTCCGCCTCCGCCGCCGCCGAATCCGCCGCCCGAGCGCATCGGCTCCGGCTCGTCCACTGCGCCGTTCCCGGCGGCGCCGGCCAGCACGGCCTTGCGCGAGAGGTTGATCCGGCCTTGGCCATCGACCTCCATCACTTTGACCATGATCTGGTCGCCGACTTTGACGACGTCTTCGACTTTTTCGACTCGAGCCGGCGCGAGCTGGCTGATGTGCACCAGGCCTTCTTTGCCGGGCAGAATCTTCACGAACGCGCCGATGGCGATGATCCGCGTCACTTCGCCCATGTAGGTCTCGCCGACGACGATGTCTTTGGTGATCGCCTCGACCTGCGCGCGGGCCTTTTCGGCCGACTCGCCGTCGAGCGCGGTGATGTAGACCTTGCCGTCGTCCTCGATGTCCATCTTCTCGATGCCGGTTTCCTCGATGATCTTGTTGATGATCTTTCCGCCGGGACCGATGACGTCTTTGATCTTGGCCGGATCGATCTGCACGACGATCATGCGCGGCGCATACTTCGAGAGCTCCGTGCGCGGTTCGGCGATCGTTTCGGCCAGTTTGTCGATAATGAACAGGCGCGACTTCTTGGCCTCGGCCATGGCTTCGCGCATGATCTGCACGGTGACGCCTTGGACTTTGATGTCCATCTGAATCGCGGTGATGCCTTTTTTGGTGCCCGCGACCTTGAAGTCCATCTCGCCGAGCGAGTCTTCCATGCCTTGGATGTCGGTGAGAATTGCGTACTTGTCGCCTTTGAGAATCAATCCCATGGCGACGCCGGCGACGTGTTCGCGAATCGGAACGCCGGCGTCCATGAGCGCGAGCGTGCTGCCGCACACCGACGCCATCGACGACGAACCGTTCGATTCGAGCACTTCGCTGATCAGACGCAACGTGTAAGGAAACTCTTCCTTGAGCGGCAGCACCGGCACGAGCGCACGCTCCGCCAAGTGGCCGTGACCGATTTCGCGCCGGCCGGGTCCGCGCATCGGGCGCGTCTCGCCGACCGAAAACGGCGGGAAGTTGTAGAAGTGCATGTAGCGTTTGCGCTCACCCAACTCCAGGATACCGTCGAGCCGCTGCGCGTCGCTGATAGACCCGAGCGTCGCTGCGGTGAAGACCTGGGTTTGGCCGCGCGTGAAGACGCCCGAGCCGTGAACGCGCGGAACGTAGTGCACTTTGCACCAGATCTCGCGGATCTCGTCGGGCTTGCGGCCGTCGGGACGAATCTTTTCGTCCACGACCATGACGCGCAGTTCGTCCTCTTCCATAGACTTGAGGATCTTGCTGAAGTCTTTGGCCAGAACGGGATCTTCCAGCAGCGCTTTCACGGCCGGATCGTCGCACCGCGCGATGGCTTGATCGACCGTGATTTTGCCGAGCGTCTCTTCGCGCGCCAGCTTTTCGGTGACGCGCATGCCCTTGGCGACGTCGTCCTTGAACGTCTTGCGCATCCATTTTTCGAGATCGCTGTTGACGCGCAGCAGCGGAAACTCGCGTTTGGCCTTGCCGCATTTCTTCGCGAGCTTGTCGATCGCGGCGACGATCAGTTTGATCTGTTCGTGCGCAAATTCGATCGCGCCGAGGAACTCGTCCTCGCTAATTTCGTTGCCGCCGCCTTCGACCATCATGACGGCGTCGGCGGTGCCGGCGACGACGAGGTCCATGCCGCCGGTTTCGTATTGCGGCAGCGTCGGATTGCAGATGTACGCACCGCTTTCATCGCGTCCGACGCGAACCGCGGCGACCGTCTTGTCGAACGGAATGTCGGAGAGCGCGAGCGCGGCGCCCGCGGCGCAAACGCCCAGGACGTCGGCATCGAGCTCACGATCGATCGAAAGCACGTTGGCGACGATTTGGATGTCGTTGCGGAAACCGTCGGGGAAGAGCGGCCGGATTGGGCGATCGATTTGACGCGAGCTCAGCACGCCGTGTTCGGACGGACGGCCCTCGCGTTTAATGTAGCCGCCCGGAATTTTTCCGGCAGCGTACATCTTTTCTTCGAAGTCGCAGGTTAAGGGGAAAAAGTCGATGCCTTCGCGAGGTTTCTCGGAGGCGGTGGCGGCGCAGAGCACGACATTTTGGTCACCATAACGGACCAGGGCGGAGCCGTTCGCTTGCTTCGCGAGCTCGCCGGTCTCGATGGTCATCGTGCGCCCGCCGATCTCTAATGAGACGGATTCAGGCACAAATTACTCCTAATTATTCTTGTTATCGTTGTATTATGAGGCCATCCCGGTTCGGGACGGCGCCCCAATCGCCCTGGCTCTAACGCCGGCGCGGGCGCGACCGGTAGACGACTCGCGCCTTGGGCGGCTCGATGCTGGCTTCGGGAAAGAGCGGATTCTTCGAACGGTCCAAGCGCTTGCCGAGCAGATACTCGATCTGTTTCATCAGCGGCTCTTCGTCTGAGGACACAAAGGTGATCGCGTCGCCCGTCGACTTCGCGCGCGCGGTACGCCCGATGCGATGTACGTAATCTTCGGCGGCTCGCGGCACGTCGTAGTTGACGACGTGACCGAGCTCCAGGATGTCGATGCCGCGCGCCGCGATGTCGGTCGCGACCAAAACGCGGTGCTTGCCGCGTTTGAAATTTTCCAACGCGCGGGTGCGCTGCGACTGCGAGCGATCGCCGTGGATCAGATCGGACGGGATGCGATGTTTTTCAAGCGCAGCTGCCAGCCGGTTCGCACGCGCTTTGGTGCGCGTGAACGCGATGGCCGAATAGATCGTGTTGTCTTTGAGCAGCTCCAGGAACAGATCGGTTTTCTTTTCGTTCGGCACCGCGTACACCGTCTGCGTCAGGCCGGCAACCGGAGAGGCCTTGGCAGCCAATTCCACGCGAGCCGGATCGTGCAGCATCTCGCGGATCAATCCGGAGATCATGGGCGGCAGCGTTGCCGAGAAGAAGAACGTTTGCCGCTTCGGCGAGACGAACCGTACGATACGCCGGACAGCGGGCAAGAAACCCATGTCGAGCATGCGGTCGGCTTCGTCGAGCACGAGCATGGATACGTCGTTCAGTTTGGCCGTGCCGCGCTCGATGTGATCGAGCAGGCGGCCGGGCGTCGCGACGATGACGTCGCTGCCGCGTTTGAAGGCCGTGGCCTGCGGACCGAATCCGACGCCGCCGTAGACTGCGGCGACGCGAATAGTCGTGTGTTTGGCGAGCGCGCTCAA from Candidatus Rubrimentiphilum sp. includes:
- a CDS encoding UbiA-like polyprenyltransferase, with the translated sequence MVGPRLKSLLTFLKEIRVEHTLFALPFAYTGAIFAAHGLPSAHALIWITLAVLGARTAAMAANRYFDRAIDARNPRTAGRAIPSGRLAPSVMLWAALIGIAVLVIAAWQLNPLCVKLLPVAALGALFYPLCKRFTWSTHFVLGAVDALAPLGAFIAIRGTVDVAAILLFLAVTVWVAGFDILYALMDLQVDRTQAIRSLPARFGETGARRLAMWLHMLMAALLTAAGIFERAGALYALGILAAIGLLIYEGRLLATVENIFALNDRVFTANMAFSVVFLATTLAAFTLA
- a CDS encoding GntR family transcriptional regulator; this translates as MPAIFTVDPRSGVPIYLQLIEQVKRSVALGVLSPGEQLPTVKQLALDLTINANTVARAYRDLERDEVIETAPGRGSFVRADGVAHQVGAAGDVVAEAVTQAVREAKSLGLPAGKVRQLFEAAVARWFPEEK
- a CDS encoding winged helix-turn-helix domain-containing protein, coding for MSIYSFGPFCLDPERLLLTLAGEPVALGPKVVETLLALIERPGETLTKNELLDRIWPEGFIEESSLAQNIYVIRKVLRAHWTDAIQTVPRRGYRFAGDVVRNAVPAQAKRRTIPRFFYGTAAAALALAFSLGLMHETARSQAQQFSAPAARLFAVGTYYWKQRTESGVQKSIHYFTAVIKTDPKNARGYAALAQAYAIAADYGYGSLKPKQSYARARTIARRAVAMDTNLAEAHAALGIAEDVAGSRTAAREQFYKAVQLDPNYATAHQWYGSALLEQGRPREALAELQKALQLDPVSVATLAWLSSAAYLSRDYAQAIAYARQTLEFAPQRRDAYFTLGLGYEALGNYRGAVEAYRGYAQRCAGCRFEAAALLAHAYARWGDYRRALQQLSLASHKRGMGAPDPGDLAVALVALNRRSDALAALKAATRGETATLGLDPRLDPIRRDPAFRKYFRAPA
- a CDS encoding ABC transporter ATP-binding protein, whose amino-acid sequence is MSTISIQRLSKSYGNFMAVDDVTIDIPSGSVFGLLGPNGAGKTTTFKCLLGLARPTLGTIRFDGQPLTPPLFESIAYIPERSVLYDWMSAAEHLEMQRRTFARYDAARAKDLMALFSLDPRKRVRAMSKGMRSALAIVMAFATHPETLILDEPTSGLDPVNQRAVLNLIIEAAAQGATVVLSSHQIGQVERAADHIAVLQRGKVVLGGAVDDLKSDRKIVEGVFVSETIALDGLRRDSRIERLDQSGRILRLTVTADGAGLAETLSQMGAQSVRIVDLNLEDIFLNAVSPGTATADVVEAR
- a CDS encoding SDR family oxidoreductase; the protein is MKQAVLVTGASTGIGYATSALLARRGFTVFAGVRSDADSQRLSALPGVAALQLDVTDAEQIRDAAHAVHESGLPLRGVVNNAGIAVPGPLEFLPIDELRRGFDVNFFGALAVTQAFLPMLRAAKGRIVFMSSVSGQIAAPFVGAYSSSKFALESASDALRMELRGSGVWVSVVQPGNVNTPIWEKGRSSRNALMQRAPQEAHDYYAPKIETLLKITQDAEKNGLDPNAVAETVLHALTAKRPRARYAIGAPAGWMRRTFTLFPERLRDRTLMRRMGFE
- a CDS encoding menaquinone biosynthesis decarboxylase; translation: MTYDSLSDFVDALDRAGELHRVDVQVDPNLEISAITDRVVKRGGPALLFTNVRGSSFGVLTNQFGTRRRMAMALGGATLDEAGDRIRKLLDLSLPESAMEKIGKLLSLAPLAAALPKTVSSGSCQDVVLDQPDLTQLPVLTTWPMDAGPFITLPLVVTKDPKSGRFNVGMYRMQVYGPRETAMHWQRHKQGRAHAAAWGDRIPVAVAIGSDPVLTYAATAPLPPVVDEFLFAGLLRGKPVKLVACKTVDLKVPADAEFVLEGYVDNTDLRTEGPFGDHTGVYSLADQYPTFHVQCVTHRRKPIYPATVVGKPPMEDAWLGKATERIFLPLLQMVVPEIVDMNLPVEGGFQNLAIVSIRKSYPGQGKKVMNALWGLGHMMMLTRVLVIVDEDVDVQNARTVAWFVLNNLDAQHDVVMMPGPVDDLDHASYTPALGMKIGVDATRKSAAEGYTRQWPPDMIMDESTRELVDKRWKEYGLDRIERALQPDDWSGQG
- a CDS encoding branched-chain amino acid ABC transporter substrate-binding protein, which translates into the protein MRRRHFLGTAAGAAWLLSGARARAQSFQQQITIGVAAPLSGPRSDAGLQLLDGVQAAINETNNTIGSFGTAYAYRSFDDQDALAQMIENAQFAAADPSIVAMIGGLDGKLTTAALPTIANAQMPLIVSASTANSITDRGYRNVWRLPTKDGTEGSLFARFLAKRARPKYAIAVTQDGDYGPDVAQGFRDQASALGIKADTYSFAWDKPDYGAAAKEIVAKKPDYLYLCGETKGLGPLIPALKAAGYAGSFGAAEGFFNQATLDKYADALGAALVSTSFPPIERAPDVANVLTDFRARATVTAISAFAYAAAQIVISASRRNNATNRLATLSALQTPVSYDTIVGSFQFSFTGDPIDPNLYFYTATGGTFKYTAASHPTTFLL